A genomic stretch from Bacteroidota bacterium includes:
- a CDS encoding oligosaccharide flippase family protein, which yields MLDKLKHTAKHTIIYSLGNLSSKLIGFVLLPLYTTHLTTTEYGMWGTLEAVMLFVATVFGFRLSTAMMRWYASEKDSDAKKSIIYTALISTVLIVFFVNIALLPFKNQFSLLFFKNYEYSSFFPLLFLSASFEILNHIAFDLIRIKEKSVFFVVITTLKLLTILFLNIYFIVYLKMGIKAIILSQLIGSGLLTILSLPFVLKHVNWKFNFQILSEMFKYGFPLIFTSISAMILNLSDRFIIPYFHNYSDNGIYTLGYKIASVINVIILQSFQLGFLPIAFNMFDKPDAKRYFSKVLTYYSFILVLSVLALSLFSKELIEIFAKNEDYWLAYSIIPIICFTFVLKGIQYVFSLGLHYTKKTKYNAYIVLTAAIFHLGISIILVPLLNIYGAAITTVFSSILMVVLYYYYSNKFYKINYEIIKIMKLLIVGILLYLISILTNSLNFYLAIILKLIILISFPFILYLFNFYEEIEIISIKKVWVKWRNPTNWKKNLRNC from the coding sequence ATGTTAGATAAATTAAAACATACTGCAAAACATACAATTATTTATAGTTTAGGAAATTTAAGCTCGAAATTGATTGGTTTTGTTTTATTGCCATTATATACTACACATCTAACCACAACAGAATATGGTATGTGGGGAACCTTGGAGGCTGTAATGCTATTTGTAGCTACAGTATTTGGTTTTAGGCTTTCTACTGCAATGATGAGATGGTATGCCTCAGAAAAAGACTCAGATGCCAAAAAATCAATAATTTATACAGCATTAATTTCTACAGTGCTGATAGTTTTTTTTGTTAATATTGCACTGTTACCCTTTAAAAATCAATTTTCATTGTTATTTTTTAAAAATTATGAATATTCTAGTTTTTTCCCATTATTGTTTTTGTCGGCTTCTTTTGAAATTCTGAATCACATTGCTTTCGATCTAATACGAATAAAAGAAAAATCGGTATTCTTTGTTGTAATAACTACCTTAAAACTTCTAACTATTCTCTTTTTAAACATATATTTTATTGTATATCTTAAAATGGGAATTAAAGCTATTATTCTTAGTCAGCTCATAGGAAGTGGGCTACTTACTATATTGTCATTGCCATTTGTTTTAAAACATGTAAACTGGAAATTCAATTTTCAAATTCTTTCAGAGATGTTTAAATATGGCTTCCCGTTAATTTTTACTTCAATTTCCGCAATGATATTAAACCTTAGCGATAGATTTATTATTCCATATTTTCATAATTATTCAGATAATGGAATTTACACATTAGGATATAAAATTGCGAGCGTCATAAATGTTATAATTTTACAATCATTTCAGCTTGGTTTTCTACCTATTGCATTCAATATGTTTGATAAACCAGATGCAAAAAGATATTTTTCAAAAGTATTAACTTATTATAGTTTCATATTAGTTTTATCGGTTTTAGCATTATCGCTATTTTCAAAAGAATTAATCGAAATATTTGCAAAGAATGAAGACTATTGGCTTGCATATTCAATAATACCAATAATATGCTTTACATTCGTCTTGAAAGGAATACAATACGTATTTTCCTTAGGTCTGCACTATACAAAAAAAACAAAATACAATGCTTACATAGTTTTAACAGCTGCAATTTTTCATTTAGGGATTAGTATTATTTTGGTTCCTTTACTTAATATATATGGTGCTGCCATAACAACTGTGTTTTCAAGCATTCTAATGGTAGTACTTTACTATTATTATTCAAATAAATTCTACAAAATCAACTACGAAATAATCAAGATAATGAAATTGTTAATTGTAGGTATTTTGTTATATTTGATTTCTATTCTTACAAACAGTTTAAATTTTTATTTAGCTATTATTCTAAAGTTAATTATTCTAATTTCTTTCCCGTTTATTTTATATTTATTTAATTTTTATGAAGAAATTGAAATCATATCAATAAAGAAAGTATGGGTAAAGTGGAGAAATCCAACCAATTGGAAAAAGAATCTTCGAAATTGTTAA
- a CDS encoding glycosyltransferase family 4 protein: MRIGVIVDNELYIDSRVLNETKSFMRNGHEVFVLCFNFGKYPEFEEFEKIKINRITIRKSLKDLMVILINLLPFYHYFWKKHITKFIKRNKIEALHVSDLYMSKSAHMATKNLKVPFTLDLHENYPAAIMSYKYSTKFPNRLIVRPKHWKKLEKSYLSYPKNIVVLSDTFKNYLLKKYDFLNENQFTIYPNVPDLKQFSEYNIYENIIEKEKNIILFYFGGIGKRRGIVTCLEAMKKLSKTNPQIKLLLIGPIDKHEQEFFQDYFGKEEIKNNIIYYPWKDIKYLPSYIKASDICLSPIVKNSQHESGVANKIFQYMLFEKPLIVSDCKPQEKIINDENCGVVFRSEDVDDLVEKTEYLIANRELCREMGKNGKKAVLEKYNLENFGKELAKIYE; this comes from the coding sequence ATGAGAATTGGAGTTATTGTTGACAATGAGCTTTATATTGACTCAAGAGTTTTGAACGAAACTAAATCCTTTATGCGAAATGGGCATGAAGTTTTTGTCTTATGTTTCAATTTTGGGAAATATCCGGAATTTGAAGAATTCGAAAAAATAAAAATAAATAGAATAACAATCAGAAAATCCCTAAAGGATTTAATGGTAATTCTTATTAACTTATTACCTTTTTATCATTATTTTTGGAAAAAACATATCACAAAGTTTATAAAAAGGAACAAAATTGAAGCCCTTCATGTAAGCGATTTATATATGTCAAAATCAGCACATATGGCAACAAAAAACTTGAAAGTTCCTTTTACATTAGACCTTCACGAGAATTATCCGGCGGCAATAATGAGCTATAAATATTCAACAAAATTTCCTAATAGACTGATTGTAAGACCAAAACATTGGAAAAAACTTGAAAAATCATATTTGTCTTATCCGAAAAATATTGTTGTACTCAGCGACACTTTTAAAAATTATCTTCTGAAAAAGTACGATTTTTTGAACGAAAATCAATTCACAATTTATCCGAATGTGCCAGATTTGAAACAATTTTCAGAATATAATATTTATGAAAATATTATTGAGAAAGAAAAAAATATAATACTTTTTTATTTTGGGGGAATAGGAAAAAGGCGTGGAATTGTTACATGCCTTGAGGCCATGAAAAAACTATCTAAGACTAATCCGCAAATAAAACTTTTGCTGATAGGCCCGATAGATAAGCACGAACAAGAGTTTTTCCAAGACTATTTCGGGAAAGAAGAAATCAAAAATAATATTATTTATTATCCATGGAAAGATATTAAGTATTTACCATCGTATATTAAGGCAAGCGATATTTGCCTTTCGCCAATTGTGAAAAATTCACAACACGAATCTGGTGTAGCAAACAAGATTTTTCAATATATGCTGTTCGAAAAACCGTTGATTGTTTCAGATTGCAAACCTCAGGAAAAAATTATTAATGATGAAAACTGTGGTGTAGTTTTTAGAAGTGAAGATGTTGACGATTTGGTTGAAAAAACAGAATATCTTATTGCAAATAGAGAATTATGCCGTGAGATGGGCAAAAACGGAAAGAAAGCAGTTCTCGAAAAATACAATCTGGAAAATTTTGGGAAAGAATTAGCAAAGATTTATGAATAA
- a CDS encoding GNAT family N-acetyltransferase, whose protein sequence is MVKYRQAEEKDYKKINDFHNRLYSSNRTIEQFRWEFHNSPAGRSIYIIGEDNDEIAGTNCVIPIFLINSKGEKVLTGKSEDTLVDPKYRGQNVFYNLYQVLFEKCIENGVKVIWGFTSAYKPFKKLGFKIPYEHQQILIANRIVPSFKYLSSLNRNNRLIDKAKILGLCFFSKLNYSFKSTNNLVLKRFHISTEAKIDQVNDLIQANLKEKENAFAIDQSSEFQQWRIYDNSNSYKIHTFSFENDNNKLVGLLIFNSQPNMVAYISQSTFHPELSQKESVEMVKYATKEIFREGITLIRNWVFDHNSYNKQEIDFFKKAKYTPLRRGIGLVWKELEDYQLDPKGFCLSRIATQGSI, encoded by the coding sequence ATGGTAAAATATAGACAGGCCGAAGAAAAAGACTATAAAAAAATTAATGATTTTCACAATCGTCTCTATTCTTCCAATAGAACAATAGAACAATTTCGTTGGGAGTTTCATAATTCTCCTGCAGGAAGGTCAATATATATAATAGGTGAAGATAATGACGAAATAGCAGGGACTAATTGTGTGATTCCTATTTTCTTAATAAATTCAAAAGGAGAAAAAGTACTAACAGGTAAAAGTGAAGATACTTTAGTTGATCCTAAATACAGGGGTCAAAATGTATTTTATAATTTATATCAAGTATTGTTTGAAAAATGTATTGAAAATGGTGTAAAAGTTATTTGGGGTTTCACCTCAGCATATAAGCCATTTAAAAAACTTGGTTTCAAAATCCCGTATGAACATCAACAAATTTTAATAGCTAATAGAATTGTTCCAAGCTTTAAATATCTGTCAAGTTTGAATAGAAATAATAGATTGATTGATAAGGCAAAAATTTTAGGACTTTGTTTTTTTTCAAAACTTAATTATTCATTTAAATCCACTAACAATCTTGTATTAAAAAGATTTCATATATCTACAGAAGCTAAAATTGATCAAGTGAATGATTTAATTCAAGCAAATTTAAAGGAAAAAGAAAATGCTTTTGCAATTGACCAGTCCTCAGAGTTTCAGCAATGGAGAATTTATGATAATTCAAATTCTTATAAAATACATACTTTCTCATTCGAGAATGATAATAATAAATTAGTCGGCTTATTGATTTTTAATTCACAACCAAATATGGTAGCATATATTTCTCAAAGCACATTTCATCCAGAATTAAGCCAAAAAGAGAGTGTAGAAATGGTAAAATATGCTACAAAGGAGATTTTTAGAGAAGGTATTACCCTTATTAGAAATTGGGTATTTGATCACAATTCTTACAATAAACAAGAAATTGATTTTTTTAAAAAAGCAAAATATACCCCTTTAAGGAGAGGAATTGGTTTGGTTTGGAAAGAATTGGAAGATTATCAATTAGACCCAAAAGGATTTTGTTTGTCAAGAATTGCTACACAAGGTTCGATATAA